From one Stieleria sp. JC731 genomic stretch:
- the xseB gene encoding exodeoxyribonuclease VII small subunit — translation MAKKKQKTSDSELTGINFESSLLEVEQIVEQLESGELGLSESLGQYEKGIEKIKQCHQVLQRAEQKILLLTQVDEDGTAHTQDVEPAETAAELSTQDRDKASAKQPASRARRKKRDPDNVDDSGGLF, via the coding sequence ATGGCCAAAAAGAAGCAAAAAACGTCAGATTCAGAACTAACCGGAATCAATTTCGAAAGTTCACTGCTCGAGGTTGAACAAATCGTCGAGCAGCTCGAAAGTGGGGAACTGGGTCTATCGGAATCACTGGGCCAATACGAGAAAGGCATTGAAAAAATCAAACAATGCCATCAGGTCCTGCAGCGAGCTGAGCAAAAGATCCTCCTGCTGACCCAAGTTGACGAAGACGGAACCGCCCACACGCAGGATGTCGAACCCGCCGAAACGGCGGCAGAGCTAAGCACACAAGACCGGGACAAGGCTTCCGCAAAGCAGCCCGCATCTCGTGCCAGACGCAAAAAACGTGATCCCGACAACGTGGACGACTCAGGTGGGCTTTTTTAA
- a CDS encoding polyprenyl synthetase family protein, translating to MAPPPTDSDRDSGNSPNNLSTNKLSASDPLPVKEQFSQAMQEFRELVERSLSDAVTEACRSEAGRNAANGDGSALQPGSLFPGSQCPTELADAIEYALLAPGKRLRPALVLMACEACGGDLRQGLPGAVAVEMIHAYSLIHDDLPAMDDDDLRRGRPTVHIKFSESTAILAGDALQPMAFAHLCRHVDDPSRLAAAVQLLATAAGPANLVGGQADDLAAESQQDEHPLANERIKADSDERNLRLEKLRAIHRRKTGALFSASLQLGAVLVGAEESMRQSLANYASDIGLAFQVVDDLLDYTADENELGKRVQKDAGRGKLTYPAIMGIEGARCHASELIESAKQHVSVFGDAAWRLNTLADYVLARTH from the coding sequence TTGGCTCCCCCCCCTACCGACTCAGACCGTGATTCGGGGAACTCCCCGAACAATCTCTCGACAAACAAGCTTTCGGCGTCTGACCCGCTGCCAGTCAAAGAGCAGTTCAGTCAGGCGATGCAAGAATTTCGTGAACTTGTGGAACGATCGCTTTCCGATGCGGTCACAGAAGCCTGCAGAAGCGAGGCAGGCAGAAACGCAGCCAATGGCGACGGTTCAGCTCTGCAACCTGGTAGCCTCTTCCCGGGCAGCCAATGCCCAACGGAACTTGCCGACGCGATCGAATACGCCTTGCTAGCTCCCGGAAAAAGACTTCGTCCGGCACTGGTTTTGATGGCCTGCGAAGCCTGCGGTGGTGATCTCCGCCAGGGACTCCCTGGGGCGGTGGCCGTGGAAATGATTCATGCTTATTCGCTGATTCACGATGATCTGCCGGCGATGGACGATGACGATCTGCGTCGCGGCCGGCCGACCGTCCACATCAAATTCAGTGAATCAACCGCGATCCTTGCCGGTGACGCATTGCAGCCAATGGCATTTGCTCACCTTTGTCGTCATGTCGATGATCCCAGTCGGCTAGCCGCCGCGGTGCAACTACTGGCAACGGCGGCAGGACCTGCAAACCTGGTCGGTGGGCAAGCTGATGACTTAGCGGCGGAAAGCCAGCAAGATGAACATCCGCTTGCCAATGAACGTATTAAGGCGGATTCTGACGAACGGAATCTGCGTTTAGAAAAATTGCGTGCAATCCATCGCCGCAAAACAGGGGCGTTGTTTTCCGCGTCACTACAACTTGGTGCGGTCCTGGTTGGCGCAGAGGAATCGATGCGTCAATCGCTGGCAAATTACGCGTCCGACATAGGCTTGGCATTCCAAGTCGTCGATGACTTATTGGATTACACTGCCGACGAAAACGAGCTCGGTAAACGAGTTCAAAAAGACGCGGGGCGAGGCAAGCTGACATATCCGGCAATCATGGGCATCGAAGGTGCCCGCTGCCACGCAAGTGAACTGATTGAGTCTGCAAAGCAACATGTGTCCGTTTTCGGAGACGCCGCTTGGCGGTTAAACACACTGGCCGACTACGTCTTGGCCCGAACTCATTGA